A segment of the Mangrovimonas sp. YM274 genome:
AAGTATACACACTTAATCTTAATGCTTCCAAAAACTACAGAATTCCTACTTACAATGACTTGTTTTGGGCAGGAAGTGCTAACCCAAATTTAAATCCAGAAACGTCTTATCAATTTGAGATTGGTAATGATATTTCCTTTAAAAATGGGACGTTTTCTCTTGTAGGGTTTTATAACGATATAACCGATATGATTAGATGGCTTCCAAATGGTTCAAACTGGAAGCCTAGTAATACAGATCATGTTTTGACTTATGGTTTAGAATCAAGTTTGGAATATCAAAGGAGCTTTAAAGAGCATGAAATGTCATTGAACGTCGGGTATGCTTACACAAAATCCGAAGATCAAGCTACCAAAAAACAGTTAACCTATGTGCCTTACCATAAAGCTTTTGGTGGATTGGGATATCATTATAAAAGACTCAATGCTTACTGGCAAAGCGTATTTACAGGAGAGGTTTTCATGCTTTCAGATAACAATCCAAGGTATGTTTTAGACCGTTATTGGTTACATAATGCTGGTGTAGAATATGGCTTAGGTAAAGCCCCATCTTGGACAATGGGAATTCAAATTAAAAATATTTTGAACAAAAACTACCAAAGTGTAGCCAACCGCTACATGCCTGGTACCAATTATAACCTTTATTTAAACTTTAATTTTTAAACAATGAAAAATATATTTAAGTTTTTAGCTCTGTTTTTGTCTATGGGGCTATTTTTAACATCTTGTAGCAGCGATGAAGATGACTCCGTTAACTTGCCTGTAGAAGAAGGACAGTATGAAAATGGCATCCTAGTATTGGCCGAAGGGGGGAGTCTTTCTGGTTCGGTTTCCTTTGTGGCAGATGATTACAGTTATTATGAAAACAGCATTTTTTATGGTGTCAATTCAGAGGAATTAGGCACTTATGTACAATCAATGGGATTCCACGACGGTAAAGGGTATATTGTAACGGATAACAATACCATTAATGTGATAGATAGATATACATTTGAAAAAGACGTGACCATTACTTCGGGATTATCATTGCCACGTTATATAGCCTTCGCCAATGGGAAGGGGTATGTTACCAATTGGGGAGACGGATTTATTGGTGATGATGATTTTGTAGCAGTTATCGATTTAGCTACTAATTCTGTAGAAACCACGATTCCTGTGGGGGAAGGCCCAGAGCAAATTATTGCTGTTGGAGATAAATTATTTGTGACCCATAAAGGAGGTTATTCTACCAATAACATTGTTTCGGTGATAAATACTACCGACAATGCTGTAGAAACTATTGAAGTGTATGACAACCCAGATGAAATTGTGCTTAGTACTTCAGGGGATTTGATTGTGTTGTCCGAAGGTGCTACAATTTATGATGAAAGTTGGGCCGTAGTAGGGTATACTCAAGGTGCGATAACTAGAATAGATCCTTCAAGCAATACAGTAGTTTCCGAAATTCCTTTTGAAGAAGGAAACAGTCCAAACTTGATGAGCTATGCCAATGGGGCTATTTATTTTCAAATGGGAGGACAAATTTTTGAGATGTCGGAATATGATACTGCATTACCTACAACCGCAATTGTAGATATAACCGCAATGTCTCCATACGGATTTAATGTGAAAGATGGAATCGGGTATATAGCCGATGCCAAAGATTTCGATTCGTTGGGTGATCTATTGATTTACGATTTGGCAACAGGTAATTTAATCAATACAATAGAAGTGGGTCTTGCAGCTTCTAAGGTTTACTTTAACTAAAAGGAATAAAATAGATAAAAAAAATGGCCGCTCATTAGCGGCCATTTTTTATTTAAAAGGAGAGTGATCGTGGTCTAAATACATAAAGTCATTAAAAGGATCTTTGTCTATTTCAGCCTTAATTGGTTTTAGTAATGGTTTTTGTGTGGAAGGAGCCAATCTTCCCGAGCTTCCAAAAATATCCGCTAAAGCGGCTGCCAAAAGGGGTTCGTTAACATCTCCCAAGGTGCCTAGGTTCAAGGCACTTTCCACGACTTCAATATCTGGAACCAATCCGCTGGAAGGTACCGCCTCATCAAGGGAATTGATAGATTGTGCGACCAAAGGTTGAAGAGCATAAGTATGGTTAGGGTTTCTGTTTTGTGCTGTAAAGTTTGGAGAATCATATACCGTAATAGAGGCTTGGCTTTTTCCAACCGTTTCATCCCCAACTACAACAACATTAATGTAAGGTTTTAAACTGTTAATGACCAATTCGCTTGCCGATGCCGTACGAGCAGAGGTTATTACGTATACTTTGCTTAGATTTAGTTGATTAATGCCAATGCCGCTGAAACTATCTTTAAATTCGTATGTGGAATTTTGAGATTGAAGGTCACTGTTATAAATAAGTTTGGAAAAGTTTTGGCCTGTAAATTGACCAGTTATCATACTTCCTAAAAGTGATGCTGTATTTACAGACCCACCAGGGTTGTAACGAAAATCCAAGATTAAGTGCTGTACATTGCTTGCCTGAAATTCTGCAAAGGCATTGTTGAGGTGGCTATCGTAATTATTGTTGAATCGATTGTACATTAAGTAGCCCACATTTTCTCCATTCACTTCCAAAATATTGGAAATATAAACGGGGTTTTCATTATAAACAACTTTGGTAAGGCTTGTGCTTTGCCCATTAGACGCTACAAAGTCGTCTTCAGTCTCGGGGGTGCCATTATCATTATAGTCTACAAATCCCAAAGTGTAACTTTGTTGGTTTAAAAGCTCATTGTAATTATCAATATTCATAAGGGTACCGTCAACCGAGTTAAAGATTTGTCCTCTTTGTAAACCTGCTGCAGACGCTTCACTGTCATTTAAAACCATTCTGATGATTCCGATAACATTCGAAGAATTTTCGGGAAATTCATAAAGTGAAAACTGAAGGCCATTACTGTACGAAACCCCGTCAAAACTTTGTTCCAAGGCAATATAGTCGTCTACAATAACACTGAACCTGTCAACGGTTTCGCGTTGGAATATTAAACTTTCAAACAATTCTTCAGGGGAGAAGAAGCTGTTGAGGTAGTTGCCGTATTCTTCATTGGAGGAAAATCGGTCGTTGGCTAAATCTGGGATTTCATCCTTGTATAAATACCAAAAGTTCATGCCTTTCCACACAAAATCATTGACATTGCTAGACAAGACAATATTATCGTCTCTATCGTCAAAACAGCTGCTTACTGTAAAAAGTACCAAAGCCAAAAGGCTAAATTTTAAAATCTTCATAGGCTATTTTTAAGATGTCGCTTAATTGTATACATCACAAATAAGCTTCAAAGTAGGTTAATACGCTCTAAATTTACTTACATTAAAGTAAATTAAAAAATATAAATTGTTCCTAAACCATAAGTGTACAACCCATAGACACAGGTGTTTGTTGCGTAATTGAAAAAATATTTTTTACCGTGTAACAAAATTTATAGTATATCGTCGTAATGATAGAAAGCGATAGTAAACCGTTTTCGACTGACCAAACCAAATAATGACACAGAGTGATTTTGTACATATTGTAATGCCTTTAAAGGATAAGGTTTTTAGACTGGCAAAGCGTTTGTTGGTGTCTAAAGAAGAGGCTGAGGATGCTACTCAAGAGATTTTTGTGAAGTTGTGGAACAACAAACAGAAAATGGCCGAGTATAAAAATATAGAAGCATTTTCTATGACCATGACCAAAAACTTTTGCTTGGATCGCTTAAAATCTAAACAAGCACAAAACCTGAAGATTGTACATAGCAATTACCAAGATCATAATGTGGCGTTGCAAAGGGAAGTTGAAGTTAGGGATAGCATGAGTTGGGTGTCCAAAATCATGGCGGAATTACCCGAACAACAACAAATTATCATACAGCTTAGAGATATTGAGGGGTATGAATTTAGTGAGATTGCCAAAGTAGTAGACATGAATGAAACCGCCATTAGAGTGGCGTTGTCTAGGGCAAGGAAAACAATAAGAGAAAAATTAACACATACGCACAGTTATGGTATTAAATAGTATAGAGCGGTTGCTGGAAAAGTACGATAATGGAGAGACTAGCTTGAGAGAAGAGGAGCAGTTAAAGGCCTATTTTGCTCAAGAAGATGTGCCTCCACATTTAGAGTCTTACAAAGTAATGTTCCAGTATTTTGACGCTACAAAACAAGAGCAGTTTACCAAGGACGTTCCATTAAAACCTAAGAAATATCAATTGTATAGATGGATTTCGGTCGCGGCAGTAGCAGTTCTTATGGTATCGGTGTATATGCTTACCGATACAAAACAAGGGTTGGATAGCCTTAGCCATGAGGAGCTAATGGCCTACAACCAAACAATGGAAGCTCTTAACCTGGTATCTACAAAATTTAACAAAGGTGCCAGTAGTTTAAATGCCTTGACATTGGTCTCTGATAATTTGGAGAAGGGTGTTGAGTCTATGAACTATGTAGGAGAGTTTTCAGAAACAACAAATAAGATTTTTAACCTGAGTAATTAAGAAAAGAAACAAGATTATGAAAAGATTAGCGCGTTTTAGCACATACGTAAACCAAATACATACTATGGGCAAGAGTTTAGTAATAATGGTGGCTTTGGCATTGTTGCCAGTGCTGTCATTCGGACAAAGTATTTTTGATAAATACGAAGACCAAGACGGAGTTACTTCTGTTATTGTCAACCAAAAAATGTTTAGCATGTTGGCAAGTGTCAATGTGGATTTGGATGACCCAGAAGCACAACAATTTATGGATATGGCCAAAAGAATTACAGGTTTAAAGGTGTTTACTACAGATAATATGGCGGTGTCCAAAGATATGAATGCAACCGTGAACAGTTATCTTAAAAGCTCTAGTTTGCAGGAGTTAATGAGAATTAAAGATGGTGATCAGACGGTAAAATTTTATGTGAAGGAAGGAAAGGATGAAAACCACGTAAAGGAATTGTTGATGTTCATCAACGGACTTAAAGAATACACTAAAGATGCAGACATCACTATTAATGGTGAGAAACGTGAAGTTGAAACGGTACTATTGTCCTTAACAGGAGACATTGATTTGCGTCAAATTTCAAAATTGACCAATAGTATGAATGTCCCTGGAGGTGAGCATTTGGAAAAAGCTGGTAAGAAAAATTAAGATTATGATACCATCAATCAAAAATAGCATCTGGTTGGTAGCTTTGGTTATAGCTTTATTAAGCTGTAGCCAAGGACCAACCTTGCAAACCTATTACGTAGATAGCGAACTGAAACCAGGATTTACTTCTATAGATGTCCCTACTAGCTTTTTGAATATCGAAGAAACCTCTTTAACCGAGGAACAGAAAGAAGCTTATGAGTCGGTTGATAAATTGAATATGCTGGCCTTTGTAGTATCCGACTCCAATAGAACGGAATACGAAACTGAGGTAGCAAAGGTAAAGACCATCTTAAAGGATCCTAAATACGAAGAACTTATTAGAGGAGGAAATTCTACCGACGGACATTTTGTAGTAAAGTATCTTGGAGAGGAAACCAATATCGATGAATTGGTGCTTTTTGGAGATTCCAACGACAAAGGATTTGCCATTATTAGAGTTTTGGGAGATAACATGAACATTAACAAAATCATGAAATTGTCTACAGTGTTGGAAAATGCAGATTTGGAAGATGCCGAAATCAGTAAGTTTGCCGAAATGTTCAAGTAGAAGAACAAAAAATCACACATAAAAAAATCACCTTGATTCCAAGGTGATTTTTTTATTTATAGATGTAATACTATTTTATTTTGATTGTTTATCAGAAAGAAGCATCACACAGAAATAGGCGATGAAAGATCCAAAACTGATAAACAATAATAGTTTGATCATGAAATTGTCCAAAATGTCAAAAAGCCCCGAGATAAAAAATCCAGCAGCAATCACAGCTGTAAAAATTACGGATAGGACATTTTTGTTCATAATCTCTTAAGTCAAATTAAATACCAGTATAATTAGATGGTGTGATTACTTTTAATTCGTCCTTGATTTCTTCAGACACCTCTAAGGTATCAATAAAATTTGAAATAGACGTTTGAGTAATCCTTTCATTGGTTCTGGTAAGGCCTTTTAAAGCTTCGTAAGGATTAGGATAGCCTTCTCTTCTCAAAATAGTTTGAATAGCTTCAGCAACTACCGCCCAGTTGTTTTCCAGGTCTTGCGCAAACTTAGCATCGTTCAACAATAGTTTGTTCAATCCTTTCAACGTAGCTTTAAATCCAATGATGGTATGTCCAAAAGGAACCCCAACATTACGTAAAACGGTACTGTCAGTCAAGTCTCTTTGTAGACGAGAAATAGGTAATTTAGCCGCCAAGTGCTCAAAAATAGCATTGGCAATTCCTAAGTTTCCTTCAGAGTTTTCAAAATCAATTGGGTTAACTTTATGTGGCATTGCGCTACTTCCAACTTCTCCTTTTTTGATTTTTTGCTTGAAATAGTCCATAGATACATACGTCCAGATATCTCTGTCCAAATCAATCAAGATGTTGTTGATTCTTTTCAAGGTGTCAAAAAGAGCTGCCATGTGATCGTAATGCTCAATTTGAGTCGTTGGGAAGGAGTGATACAATCCTAATTTCTTCTGTACAAACTGCCCTCCAAATTCTTTCCAGTCAATATTTGGGTAAGCTACTTTGTGGGCATTGTAGTTTCCTGTAGCACCACCAAATTTAGCCGCACTTGGGATATCGTTCAATAAAGCCAATTGTTCTTCAAGACGTACTACAAATACGTTAATTTCCTTACCTAAACGCGTAGGTGATGCTGGCTGACCGTGAGTTCTTGCCAACATCGGGATGTCTGCCCATTCCTCTACAAGTTCCTTTAATTTGTTTACAACACTAAAATATTCAGGAACGTAAACGTCGTTCATGGCTTCCTTGATGCTTAAAGGAATAGCCGTGTTGTTGATATCTTGAGACGTTAAGCCAAAGTGGATAAACTCCTTGTATTTGGCAATGTCAAGAGCATCAAACTGTTCTTTGATAAAATATTCAACAGCCTTAACGTCGTGATTGGTAATGCTTTCAATGTCTTTAATTTTAAGAGCATCTTCCGATGAGAAATTTAGGTAAATAGCTCTTAACTTATCAAATAGCGTGATGTCAAAATCGGCAAGTTGGGGTAGAGGAATTTCGCAAAGCGCGATAAAATATTCAATTTCTACCTGAACGCGATATTTAATAAGCGCTTCTTCAGAAAAATATGGAGCAAGCGCTTCTGCTTTACTTCGGTATCTCCCATCAATTGGAGAGATGGCATTTAATGGTGATAAAGACATGATGTATGTTTTTTTAGAAGTTGCAAAGATAATCTTTTTAGGTGTAAGACCGAAGTGCAGATTATGAAGTTTTTGGAAGAATTGGGGCGACTTTTCTTTACAAAATCTAAGATTTTATTTTTTTGAGAATATGCCGTGCTCGGGCTTTATATCCTGCACTTTGCAATTGAAAATCACGCTCCAAGATCATGGCAAGTTCCGGATGGATCCAATCGTAATCTTTGCCTAACAGAAAAAGGGTATGCATGGCATAGGCCTTTGGAGCAATTTTTTGATCATTGATCATGTAGTCAAAGCAGACTTCAATAATGCGTTCCCTATGGGTTGGGGACAATTCGGTTTGGATCCGGTTTGGAGTTTTGTCGTAATAGGCTTTAATCAGGTATTCACATACTTTGGCCACAGGCCTTACAGCCGAATCCAAATGCACTTTACCCATATCTTCCGTAAACCTATCTAGGAATGGAATCAAAGCCTCCAAATCTTCTCCTCCTACAAACTCCAATACCCAAGCGGCCCTACAGGAAACCTTGTCATCTACCATAAACAAAATATCCAATAATTTAGGAATAAGTGTAGGGGTAGAGATTACCAAATTGGCATAGTACAAGCGCTTTTCGCGGGAATGGTTGACAAAATTTAATTCGTCGTAGAGTTGAGCTGAAGTCACTATTTATTGCTATTTTTAAATCCTAAAAATAACTAAAATGAAAATATTCAAGAAAATCTTATTGGTACTTTTAGTCCTTGTTGTTGTGGCTCAGTTTTTTGGTCCTGAAAAGAATGAGGGAGACCTTGCTTCTTTGGAGCCTTTTTTAACTGAAACCAATCCTCCGGAAGATGTAAAAGTCATTTTAAAGGAAAGTTGTTATGACTGTCATAGTGATGTAACTAAGTATCCTTGGTATAACAATATTACGCCAGTGAATTTTTGGATGGGAGAGCATGTAGAAGATGGTAAGAAACATTTGAATTTCTCTGCTTGGAATGACTATTCTGTGAAGAAAAAGGACCATAAATTGGATGAATTGATAGAAGAAGTTGAAGAAGGCAAAATGCCATTACCATCCTATACTTGGACTCATGGTGAAGCCAACCTTACCGAGGCCCAAATAATAGCACTTAACTCTTGGGCCAAGCAATTGCGCAACCAATACCAAGCTCAAATTACCAGCAACGATTAATGAAACAACTGCTTATTATCGGCTTCGTGTGGCCCGAACCCAAAAGTTCGGCGGCAGGAAGCCGCATGATGCAATTAATTTTTAGTTTTCTTCAACAGAATTACCAAATCACCTTTGCCACGGCAACGGCTAAAACCGATAATGCTTTTGATTTAGAAAGCATTGGTGTTACAGTAAAAGCCATAGAGCTGAACAGCTCAAGTTTTGACACTTTTGTCAAGGAATTGCATCCCGATATTGTGTTGTTCGATCGGTTTTTGGCTGAGGAACAATTCGGTTGGCGGGTAGCAGAGCACTGCCCAAACGCTCTACGTATTTTGGATACTGAAGATTTGCATTGTCTACGCCGCGGAAGGCATCAAGCTTTAAAAGAAGCTAAGGAATTTGACAATGGTTATCTGTTCAACGACACAGCAAAAAGGGAAATAGCCAGTATCTATCGCTGTGATTTAAGTTTGATCATTTCAGAAGTAGAAATGGACTTGCTTACTGAAACATTCAAAATAGACCCTTCATTATTGTATTATTTACCGTTTCTTCTGGATGAAATCCCAGAGGATACTTTAAGAAATTTACCTTCGTTTGAAGAGCGGCAAGATTTTGTAAGTATTGGCAATTTCCTGCATGAGCCTAATTACAATATGGTGTTGTATTTAAAAACTGCTATTTGGCCATTGATAAGAAAGCAATTGTCTAATGCAGAATTACATGTCTATGGTGCCTATCCCTCCCAAAAAGTGTTTCAGTTATATAATGAAAAAGAAGGCTTTTTAATTAAGGGAGCAGCTGCCGAAGTCGATGAGGTCATGCAAAGTGCCAAAGTGTGTTTGGTTCCTCTGCAATTTGGCGCGGGACTTAAGGGGAAATTAATAGATGCTATGATCAATGGTACACCTTGTGTGATGAGCCCAATTGCAGCCGAGGGGATGTTTGGCCAATTGTCACCGAATGGTTTTATTGCGGTAACACCTCAAGAATTTGCAGACCAAGCAGTGTGTTTGTACAATGATAAAGTGGTCTGGGAGCAGAGCCAAGAACAAGGTTTTCAATGTCTTGAAAAGCGATTTATGAAATCCCAATTTGAAATACTTTTTATGAACCGGATAGAGGAACTATTAAAAACTTTGCCTCTTCACAGACAACAAAACTTTATTGGCTACATGTTATTACACCACAGTATGCAAAGTACCAAGTTTATGAGCAAGTGGATAGAAGCTAAAAATGCATAGATTTTTTACAACATTTAGACTTTTACATATTTTTTAATGGTTTTTGCTTAAATCTTATTTTAGAGAGGGGATAATTGCTGAATTTTTAATGTAAATTTACAGTAAATTTTTACAAAGCATTTGTGATCCCAAAAATACATATATTCCTATTTCTAGTTATTCTACCTATTTTTTGTGCTGCCCAAGGTAATGTGCCTCCTTCCATTGAAGCTGTAGGAGATCAGGATTACTGTCCTTTATCACAAATAAATATTGTTACCAGTTTTGATATTGTAGATCCGGACGATACCAGCGTTGAGGCACTCTACATTCAAATATCTACGGGCTATCAGCAAGGTATTGATAATTTGGTGTTAACAGGAAGTCACCCAAACATTTCTACAAGTTGGGATGCCAATCAAGGAAAATTGACCTTGAGTGGAGTGGGAACTTCAGAGCCAACTTATACCGATTTAATTGCGGCTGTTAGTGATGTGATGTATCAAAGCAACACGGCCAATGTGTCTGGGGAAAAGTACTTTTCATTTACCGTTGGAGATGCCAACTATTTACCCTCTACGGGGCATTATTATGAATACGTTCCAAATTTAGGAATCACGTGGACAGTGGCAAAAGCTGCTGCGGAAAGTAGCACATATTATGGGCTTCAAGGGTATTTGGCCACCATAACATCTGCCGAAGAAGCGCAATTATCTGGAGAACAAGCTGCAGGGGCAGGTTGGATAGGGGGTAGTGATGTAGAGTCCGAAGGGACTTGGAAATGGATGACAGGGCCAGAAGAAGGTATGGTATTTTGGAATGGCGGCGTGAATGGATCTACACCCAACTATGCTTTTTGGAACACAGGAGAGCCCAATAATTTGAACAATGAAGATTATGCCCATGTCACAGCTCCGGGGGTTGGTGTTCCTGGATCTTGGAATGATTTACCTAATGCGGGTGATCCTGCTGGAGCGGGAGATTATCAGCCTAAAGGATATATAGTGGAATATGGAGGCATGCCGGGCGATCCAGAAGTTGATATTTCAGCCAGTACCAAAATTACCATTCCTGAAATTGTGAATGTTGTTGGGGCTGCGGTTTGTGGTTCGGGTTCCGTGGAATTAGAAGCCGTTTCTTCAGGTGGGACGGTGTTATGGTTTGATGATCCCAATGGGACTTCTATTGCTTCTGGATTGACCTTTGTTACTCCAGAAATTTCAGAAACGACTACTTATTATGTGCTAGCTTCCATAAACGGTTGCCCAAATGGGGTAAAAGAACCTGTTGTTGCATCGGTGGTTGAAATTCCTACCATAACAGATTATAATGATGCCATTATTTGTGGAGTATCTGGGAGTGGCGTACTTAGCGCAACCCCTTCTCAAGGAACGGTTTTTTGGTATGATGCCATGGTTGGTGGTAATGTAGTTGGGACAGGAAGTACTTTTACAACACCAGAACTTAGTGATACCACAACATTTTATGCTGAAGCCCAAAATAACGGATGTACAAGTGTAAATAGAGTTCCCGTAACCTTGACGGTTCAGGATACACCATCACCTATAGCAGATGCGGAACAAGTTTTCTGTAGCCTTGAAAATGCTACCATTGCAAATTTGCTGGTTGAAGGAACAGCCGTTGCTTGGTATGCTTCGGATACAGGCGGAACGCCTTTGGCGACTTCCCAAAACTTAGAGAATGGCACGAGCTATTATGCCTCCCAAACTATTGATGGTTGCGAAAGTTCTATTCGTACTATGGTGACGGTAGTTCTTTTTGAAACGCCTCAGGTACCAAATGATATATCGGTTTTGGAAGTTTGTGATTCCAATTTGGATGGTGATGATACTAATGGTGTGTCAAGTTTCGATTTAACCCAAAATGAATCTGTGATTTTGGATGGAGCCCCAGCTTCAGAGTATGGTTTCTCATATTTTTTGGATGCGGCATTTTCTCAGGAAATCTTAACTCCTGAAAATTTTGAAAATACAGTTGCTAATACTCAAGCTATTTATGTTCGCGTTACCAATTTGCAGGAGGGTGGCTGTTATTCGGAAGGAAGTTTTGATATTCAAGTAAATGCTTTGCCAGACGTTGTTTCAAGTTTGGTGTTTAAAAATTGCGATGAAGATGGATTGGCGGATGGCTATACTAATTTCAACCTGAATGAAATTAATGAAGTTTTGGTTAACGGAAGTTCAGAAGTTTTTGAAATTTCGTATCACTTGACTTTTGACAATGCCAATGATGGCATTGAGGCAGTTAATCCCGTGCCATTCAATAATTCTGTTTCGGAAGAAGTGTTTGCAAGGGTGGTTTCAGAAAATGGGTGTTTTCGGGTTTCAACCATTACATTAGAGGTGTCCACAACTTCGTTTCAGGACGGTTATATGGAAACTTTAGAGTATTGTGATGACGATGGTGATGGCTTTTATGAATTCGATTTAAGCCAGATGTCACAGGTATTTTTGGACCAATTTCCAGCAGGACAAAATTTAAGTGTTCATTACTATCGAAATCTAGCAGATGCCCAACTGGAGCAAAATGAAATCGATGCCTCCATACCTTATACCAACGAAACTCCTGATGCCCAATTATTGTATGTAAGGGTTGAAAGCGATGACAATGGTGACTGTTTTGGGATTGGACCTCACTTGATGTTGGAAGTCTATACTTTGCCTCAATTTGATACCGACGATGAAGTCATTTACTGTTTGGAAGGAGATCCTGTTACCTTG
Coding sequences within it:
- a CDS encoding heme-binding domain-containing protein produces the protein MKIFKKILLVLLVLVVVAQFFGPEKNEGDLASLEPFLTETNPPEDVKVILKESCYDCHSDVTKYPWYNNITPVNFWMGEHVEDGKKHLNFSAWNDYSVKKKDHKLDELIEEVEEGKMPLPSYTWTHGEANLTEAQIIALNSWAKQLRNQYQAQITSND
- a CDS encoding RNA polymerase sigma factor, giving the protein MTQSDFVHIVMPLKDKVFRLAKRLLVSKEEAEDATQEIFVKLWNNKQKMAEYKNIEAFSMTMTKNFCLDRLKSKQAQNLKIVHSNYQDHNVALQREVEVRDSMSWVSKIMAELPEQQQIIIQLRDIEGYEFSEIAKVVDMNETAIRVALSRARKTIREKLTHTHSYGIK
- a CDS encoding DUF4252 domain-containing protein, producing MKRLARFSTYVNQIHTMGKSLVIMVALALLPVLSFGQSIFDKYEDQDGVTSVIVNQKMFSMLASVNVDLDDPEAQQFMDMAKRITGLKVFTTDNMAVSKDMNATVNSYLKSSSLQELMRIKDGDQTVKFYVKEGKDENHVKELLMFINGLKEYTKDADITINGEKREVETVLLSLTGDIDLRQISKLTNSMNVPGGEHLEKAGKKN
- a CDS encoding YncE family protein produces the protein MKNIFKFLALFLSMGLFLTSCSSDEDDSVNLPVEEGQYENGILVLAEGGSLSGSVSFVADDYSYYENSIFYGVNSEELGTYVQSMGFHDGKGYIVTDNNTINVIDRYTFEKDVTITSGLSLPRYIAFANGKGYVTNWGDGFIGDDDFVAVIDLATNSVETTIPVGEGPEQIIAVGDKLFVTHKGGYSTNNIVSVINTTDNAVETIEVYDNPDEIVLSTSGDLIVLSEGATIYDESWAVVGYTQGAITRIDPSSNTVVSEIPFEEGNSPNLMSYANGAIYFQMGGQIFEMSEYDTALPTTAIVDITAMSPYGFNVKDGIGYIADAKDFDSLGDLLIYDLATGNLINTIEVGLAASKVYFN
- a CDS encoding glycosyltransferase family 4 protein encodes the protein MKQLLIIGFVWPEPKSSAAGSRMMQLIFSFLQQNYQITFATATAKTDNAFDLESIGVTVKAIELNSSSFDTFVKELHPDIVLFDRFLAEEQFGWRVAEHCPNALRILDTEDLHCLRRGRHQALKEAKEFDNGYLFNDTAKREIASIYRCDLSLIISEVEMDLLTETFKIDPSLLYYLPFLLDEIPEDTLRNLPSFEERQDFVSIGNFLHEPNYNMVLYLKTAIWPLIRKQLSNAELHVYGAYPSQKVFQLYNEKEGFLIKGAAAEVDEVMQSAKVCLVPLQFGAGLKGKLIDAMINGTPCVMSPIAAEGMFGQLSPNGFIAVTPQEFADQAVCLYNDKVVWEQSQEQGFQCLEKRFMKSQFEILFMNRIEELLKTLPLHRQQNFIGYMLLHHSMQSTKFMSKWIEAKNA
- a CDS encoding adenylosuccinate lyase, which codes for MTSAQLYDELNFVNHSREKRLYYANLVISTPTLIPKLLDILFMVDDKVSCRAAWVLEFVGGEDLEALIPFLDRFTEDMGKVHLDSAVRPVAKVCEYLIKAYYDKTPNRIQTELSPTHRERIIEVCFDYMINDQKIAPKAYAMHTLFLLGKDYDWIHPELAMILERDFQLQSAGYKARARHILKKIKS
- a CDS encoding S41 family peptidase; protein product: MKILKFSLLALVLFTVSSCFDDRDDNIVLSSNVNDFVWKGMNFWYLYKDEIPDLANDRFSSNEEYGNYLNSFFSPEELFESLIFQRETVDRFSVIVDDYIALEQSFDGVSYSNGLQFSLYEFPENSSNVIGIIRMVLNDSEASAAGLQRGQIFNSVDGTLMNIDNYNELLNQQSYTLGFVDYNDNGTPETEDDFVASNGQSTSLTKVVYNENPVYISNILEVNGENVGYLMYNRFNNNYDSHLNNAFAEFQASNVQHLILDFRYNPGGSVNTASLLGSMITGQFTGQNFSKLIYNSDLQSQNSTYEFKDSFSGIGINQLNLSKVYVITSARTASASELVINSLKPYINVVVVGDETVGKSQASITVYDSPNFTAQNRNPNHTYALQPLVAQSINSLDEAVPSSGLVPDIEVVESALNLGTLGDVNEPLLAAALADIFGSSGRLAPSTQKPLLKPIKAEIDKDPFNDFMYLDHDHSPFK
- a CDS encoding DUF4252 domain-containing protein, yielding MIPSIKNSIWLVALVIALLSCSQGPTLQTYYVDSELKPGFTSIDVPTSFLNIEETSLTEEQKEAYESVDKLNMLAFVVSDSNRTEYETEVAKVKTILKDPKYEELIRGGNSTDGHFVVKYLGEETNIDELVLFGDSNDKGFAIIRVLGDNMNINKIMKLSTVLENADLEDAEISKFAEMFK
- the purB gene encoding adenylosuccinate lyase produces the protein MSLSPLNAISPIDGRYRSKAEALAPYFSEEALIKYRVQVEIEYFIALCEIPLPQLADFDITLFDKLRAIYLNFSSEDALKIKDIESITNHDVKAVEYFIKEQFDALDIAKYKEFIHFGLTSQDINNTAIPLSIKEAMNDVYVPEYFSVVNKLKELVEEWADIPMLARTHGQPASPTRLGKEINVFVVRLEEQLALLNDIPSAAKFGGATGNYNAHKVAYPNIDWKEFGGQFVQKKLGLYHSFPTTQIEHYDHMAALFDTLKRINNILIDLDRDIWTYVSMDYFKQKIKKGEVGSSAMPHKVNPIDFENSEGNLGIANAIFEHLAAKLPISRLQRDLTDSTVLRNVGVPFGHTIIGFKATLKGLNKLLLNDAKFAQDLENNWAVVAEAIQTILRREGYPNPYEALKGLTRTNERITQTSISNFIDTLEVSEEIKDELKVITPSNYTGI